In Rutidosis leptorrhynchoides isolate AG116_Rl617_1_P2 chromosome 2, CSIRO_AGI_Rlap_v1, whole genome shotgun sequence, one genomic interval encodes:
- the LOC139890853 gene encoding uncharacterized protein — MGGCYSVFNFKGMKEGNGQAPEPQVANEEAVLTEGTARELTLSLNEETAPKEEITSEVATVLKEVATSEVVTPPKEVTTSSEVVTLSKEVTPTEVVTTATEVVTTATEVVTPSKKDTTSEVVVLPKKEDVVVPKEEGKKVEVANVVTEKTIVEEAVVLKEDIVTKVTTDVNTIVTKENEKGGDVKETKKEKDQDDKKAIDDSKIIEKKILEKETEPKTVDVKIAPSKENEESKVVETKK, encoded by the exons ATGGGTGGCTGTTATAGTGTTTTCAATTTCAAGGGCATGAAGGAGGGAAATGGTCAAGCCCCCGAACCACAAGTGGCTAACGAGGAAGCCGTCCTTACGGAAGGGACCGCCCGTGAGTTAACATTGTCTCTTAACGAAGAGACTGCACCTAAGGAGGAGATTACTTCTGAGGTGGCGACCGTTCTTAAGGAGGTTGCCACCTCAGAAGTAGTTACCCCGCCTAAGGAAGTCACCACCTCATCCGAGGTGGTGACTCTGTCTAAGGAGGTAACTCCAACTGAGGTAGTTACGACTGCCACAGAGGTAGTTACGACTGCCACAGAGGTTGTGACTCCATCTAAGAAGGACACAACATCTGAGGTGGTGGTGTTACCGAAAAAGGAGGATGTGGTGGTTCCTAAGGAGGAGGGAAAAAAAGTTGAGGTTGCGAACGTTGTTACCGAGAAGACAATTGTTGAGGAGGCTGTAGTTTTAAAAGAGGACATTGTTACCAAAGTGACAACCGATGTGAATACGATTGTTACCAAGGAGAACGAAAAAGGTGGTGATGTGAAAGAAACAAAGAAAGAAAAGGATCAAGATGATAAGAAGGCTATTGATGACTCTAAGATCATTGAG AAAAAGATCCTGGAGAAGGAGACTGAACCGAAGACGGTAGATGTTAAGATCGCTCCCTCTAAAGAAAACGAAGAATCCAAAGTTGTCGAAACAAAGAAATAA